In Ciconia boyciana chromosome 3, ASM3463844v1, whole genome shotgun sequence, a genomic segment contains:
- the COX7A2L gene encoding cytochrome c oxidase subunit 7A2-like, mitochondrial isoform X1 — translation MYYKFNSFTQRLAGAAASDAYNPQGLKPIVSTESTAQIFGTTTKLASDLPATDSFLGKNKVPDLQKLFQKADGLPVHLKRGVPDKLLYRTTMALTIGGTIYCLVALYMASQPRNQK, via the exons ATGTATTACAAGTTCAACAGCTTCACGCAGAGGCTGGCCGGGGCAGCCGCGTCCGACGCCTACAACCCCCAG GGACTCAAACCAATAGTTTCCACTGAATCCACAGCTCAGATTTTTGGGACAACAACTAAACTTGCTTCAGATTTACCAGCAACTGATTCTTTCTTGGGTAAAAACAAGGTGCCAGACCTACAGAAACTTTTTCAG AAAGCAGATGGACTACCAGTACACCTGAAACGAGGAGTTCCAGACAAGCTGCTTTATCGGACCACTATGGCTCTAACAATAGGCGGGACTATCTACTGTCTAGTAGCACTGTACATGGCCTCACAACCAAGAAACCAAAAGTAA
- the COX7A2L gene encoding cytochrome c oxidase subunit 7A2-like, mitochondrial isoform X2: MYYKFNSFTQRLAGAAASDAYNPQKADGLPVHLKRGVPDKLLYRTTMALTIGGTIYCLVALYMASQPRNQK, encoded by the exons ATGTATTACAAGTTCAACAGCTTCACGCAGAGGCTGGCCGGGGCAGCCGCGTCCGACGCCTACAACCCCCAG AAAGCAGATGGACTACCAGTACACCTGAAACGAGGAGTTCCAGACAAGCTGCTTTATCGGACCACTATGGCTCTAACAATAGGCGGGACTATCTACTGTCTAGTAGCACTGTACATGGCCTCACAACCAAGAAACCAAAAGTAA